GAACTACCGGACTCCGGCAACGCTTTCGTTTCGTAGATCCCGACCTTCACGCGCTCGATATCATCGACGTACCGCCACACGTCCTCCAGATCCTCATCCGGCACAAGTGAAGTCAGCCAACCGGCTGCCTGAAGCGTGCGCGATCCGACGCTGAAAACCAACTTCCGATCAAACTCGCTGCCCGGAATCTCCTCCTCGATGATCCCCCGGGTGTGGGCCATTTCCCTCGAGAAGATGCAGCCCGACGCGACGAAACTCACGATAAGGAGCAATGGAAACAGTCTGGACAATCCGTGCTCAGCAGTCACAACGCTTTACCAGTCTCGTTCCAGTTCGTCGATGTCAAACTTACGCCCCAGTCGTCCGATCTGTGCAGGGTCAATGTCACCTACGATGTTCACGAACACGGTCTCGTCGTCATCATCCTTTGCCACGACGATCATGAGACCAGCGATGACGTCGCCGTCTGATTTCATGAATAGCTCCACATGTTCATCGTCATCGCGAACGCGAACAGCCGTCTCCCACCCCTTTTTTTCAAGTTCCCTGGCGAAATTCGAAGCCCGACTACGTATCGCCTTCGCATCCGAGCGGTCGCTCTTGTAACCGCGAACCTGTACCGCTTTGAGCCTGTGAAGCAGGTCCGCCAGATCCGGATCCTCGAACCTTGACGCCTCCGCCACCAGGTTCAGCAACGCACCTTTCACATTGACGAACAGATAGGGCTCCTCGCCAAACCACGATTCCATCGCTTCGAGGTCTACGTAGCCCGGTTCGCTGCGAAGGTTCGTCTGCCCGCTCGCGGCAGACGCCATCACGAGGCTGACGATTCCAGCGATCAACATATTTCGTTTCATGATTCTCCTCGTTTTGCACGATCCCGGTCGGCCGCGCCTGATTCGGTTTCCAAGTTCTCGACACGCCCGATTGCGCCCTGCATCAGGGCCCTGCGGATCGGGACGACCATGGTCTGATCGACCGCCTGAAGCCTGATGGCGCTGCCCGTTTCGCGGCCGGCAAGCGACACATAGGACAGAGCCAGTTTCACGTCACGAAGCGCCGCGTCCACTTCGCCGGCGTTTTGCGGGGAATCAGCGCCTCGGTACAGAACCATCGTGGTGATCACGGCGGCAACAACGGCCGACGCCACAACGATTGCGAGGGCCGGCCTGCGTCGCGGCTGCATCACACCGCTGAGCCAACCAGACAGTTTCACCTCATTCCCAGCCGATGCGTGCCGTCGCGCAAGAGTGAGCACATGTTCATACGCTGCCGGAGGGCACTGAGGCGAAGGAAGATCCCCGAGTCCCGTTCGCACCTGCCGCGCAATATCCACCTGTTGGGCCAGATCGTCGTCCGCATGCATGAGCCTCTCGAACGCCTTCTTCTCCTTTCTGGAGAGGACACCGTCCGTGTAAGCCTCTATTCGTTCCTCGGCCCACGTTCTGTCTATGTGATTTTCAGACTGCTTCACGATGCAGCACCTTCGTGAGTTCATTTCGAAGCGCCCGGCGTCCGCGGTGTAGGTACACCTTGACCGATGTCATGGGCAGCTCGAGCGCATCGCCAATTTCCCGATAGCTCATTCCCTGGATTTCCCGGAGAATCACGATGCTCTTCTGCGGATCAGGAAGTCGCGAGAGTGCACGCTTCAGCGCCTCGTTAAACAAGGCCGCCGACGCACCGGCATCCGGCTGCTGACCGTCACCGGCTATCTCCGAAAGGGCCTCCGTGTCAACGTTGACAGACGACCGCACCTTCCGGCGCCGAAGCCGGTCTCGACACAGGTTTCTCGAAACGCTGACGAGCCATCCATTGACCCGCGAGCCGTCGATTTCCTGCCGATGTTGCCAGAGCCTCAAGTACACGTCCTGCACCACGTCCTCCGCTTCTTCCCTGTTCGCAAGGAAGTAGAGCGCGTAACCGAACAGCCGGTCGCGCGATTCGCCTACCAC
This DNA window, taken from Rhodothermales bacterium, encodes the following:
- a CDS encoding DUF4252 domain-containing protein, which translates into the protein MKRNMLIAGIVSLVMASAASGQTNLRSEPGYVDLEAMESWFGEEPYLFVNVKGALLNLVAEASRFEDPDLADLLHRLKAVQVRGYKSDRSDAKAIRSRASNFARELEKKGWETAVRVRDDDEHVELFMKSDGDVIAGLMIVVAKDDDDETVFVNIVGDIDPAQIGRLGRKFDIDELERDW
- a CDS encoding DUF4252 domain-containing protein; this encodes MTAEHGLSRLFPLLLIVSFVASGCIFSREMAHTRGIIEEEIPGSEFDRKLVFSVGSRTLQAAGWLTSLVPDEDLEDVWRYVDDIERVKVGIYETKALPESGSSGIPVLSSMLDRGWEVAVQARDDQDRIWFMYRSSRDRIRALYVIVLNEEHLVIARVEGHLDRIVQRAMEDYRPFSRLAARP
- a CDS encoding sigma-70 family RNA polymerase sigma factor, with amino-acid sequence MVGESRDRLFGYALYFLANREEAEDVVQDVYLRLWQHRQEIDGSRVNGWLVSVSRNLCRDRLRRRKVRSSVNVDTEALSEIAGDGQQPDAGASAALFNEALKRALSRLPDPQKSIVILREIQGMSYREIGDALELPMTSVKVYLHRGRRALRNELTKVLHREAV